The genomic DNA CAGCGTGGTGCTGAAGGTCGCTGGGCCGGCCTGTGCCGCGGTAGGGCTGGGGGCTGTGATCCTGGCCCGCTCCCGGGCCCGGCTTCAGCTCCGGGAGAGCCGCCTGCGGGGCAGTCCGGCGGACCCCGACCGAGACTTCCTCTGTGGGGAGAGCCGCCAGTTTGTCCAGTGCCTCATCTTTGGGTTTCTGTTCCTGACAAGTGGCATGCTCATCAGCATCCTGGGCATTTGGGTCCCCGGCTGTGGCTCAGACTGGGCGCAGGAAGCGCTGAACGAGACGGACTCTGCCGACACAGAGCCGCAGATGTGTGGATTCCTGTCCCTGCAGATCATGGGGCCCCTGATTGTACTCATGGGGTTGTGTTTCTTTGTGGTGGCCCACGTGAAGAGAAACAACCTGCACGAGGGCCAGGATGCCTCCGAAAATGAGGACCCGCAGATCCGGAGCTTGGAGCCTGTCCAGGTCACCGTAGGTACGTGGCTGTTGGTCCTGTGCTCGCACGTATCACGGTGGCGGTTGCATCAGGGCTTCACTGGGTGGCCCTCGCTCTGGcccactttctctcttctctccgtccctctcacacacacatgcacgcaggcacacacatgtgtgcgtgCGCAGCGCTGCCGCCGTGAGAAGCCGCAGGAGAACCCTAGTGCGTGCTCATCATCTCCTTCTAGCACTTCCTTATTAATTACTTGAGCAAGAGCTTTGGGACATGAAGTCATGACCTTgactgaggtcacagagcaaatGAAGAGGAACATGAGAGAAAGTACTAGGATAGCCTGGGAGCCTTCGGCCACCTAGGAGGCCTGCCAAGTGCCATTGGTACCTAGGGTGCGTCGTATTGGACGTGTGGGGTCCCGTCCCAGGATGTCCCTGGCTGGCTGTCCTTCCTAAGTCTGTAACCTCTTATGGCTTTGGTTTCTGTGGCTGTAAGATGAGCATTGCAACGATTCCTGGCAGCGCTAGCGTTCTAGGATTCTGTATCCCCAAGTCGGCCCATCTTCTGTGTTTTGGGGGCGAGGGCTATCTGCACCGTTTCCCACAATGTTCATTTTCTATGACGTTATCCTTGGCCTCGGGGTGGAGGCGAAGCTTGGAAACGgtggcacagagaaagaggaaatgtgatCGCACCTGTCTCTTCTTTCACCCACGGAATGTCGAGAATTGACTTCTGTGTTCTCTGGGTTCTGCAGAAGAGTGGGTCACTGTTGCCCCAGCGGCCTTGGCCTCAGTTTCACACAAAGGAGAAACCCCATTGCTGctcatttttgaaaaaacacccccccccaatCTCCTACTTCTGCAAGGGAAGAGCTCTGAAGCTATAGCCTTGGCCTCTAAAGGGCTAGGCCGGGAGCTCTAGGGGCAGAGGCCACGCAGGCACCAGAGGAGCGTGGTGAGCGAGACGTCTGGTCCAGGCTGCCTGCTGCAGGAAGCGGGGCTCACGTGGGAGCTCCTGGCCTGCCAGCCTCACGTGGCACTGGCCTTGGACCTTGGAGCACGAGGGCAGATGGATTCACAGACAAATCCTGGGGCCGGGGTTGAATCTCCCAGCCGactgcatatttatatatttgtggtGACCACAGCAATATTGGTTATACATTAATAACGGCTAACACAGACCGATGGGTCCCTCTGGGACCAAATACCCATCCAAGTGCTCCTTGGGGTCTGCTGCTTCCCAGTTTTTCACACCCACGGCAACCCAGTGAGGCAGGTACCCTCAGTACGTCCATGTTAGAGATGAAGGGACCCAGGCGCAGGGATGTCACGTAACTTGCCAGGGTCACAGaccagcaagtggcagagccaggatccaaACCCAGGCAGGTGGGCACACAGGTACTATGGCCCCACGTAGCACCGGCCAgggcccccgggccccgggctgTAACTGTTTCCACTGGTTTCATCCTTCGCCCAGTGTTGCGGGGAGCTGTTACGTGACTTTAGGGCTCACCCCATGGTGTAGATGTGCTCAGTCCTCTTTGGGGAAcacagggggtggaggggacaagTAAATACGCTCACTGATGCTCACGGTGTTCTGAGTTGGGAGCATTTCGATGTGTGCCCTTTGGGGTGGCGATCAGGGGATCGTGGGGTCCAGCCTCCCTCCTGATGGCTGGAATTGGGGGCAGCAGAAAGCAGGGACACAGTGACTCCCGGGGGGTTTCCTCCCGAGGTTGGCGCTCCATCACGCAAAATCTTTTCCGTTTAACCCTGTAAGTTCCATCAAACCTGGCAGCCTAACTCCTCGTCTTGGTCTCCTTTGATATAGTTCGGGGTAGGCTTTACATTTTCAGAAGTCCTGCCTCTAGCCTAATGGATAAGAATCTAGGCGTTGTCCCTCGACGGTCGGCCCTCCCTTGCGAGGGACTGGAGGATAGAGGCGAttctgggctcagtcccagggtcCAGCTGCTCCCAGAGGGGGTGCGCCTCCTCCGCAGACACAGGATCCACCCACTGTGGGCGCGCTGGGCGCTGAGTCCCGGGTCCAGGTGCAGGGGTGTGAGGTGGCCCTTCCTGGAGGACGTCTGCTGTCAACCCAGGGGGCCTCCAGTACTGCAGGACATAGTGAAGGGGCGCCCCAGGGGATGGGACTGCTCTCAGGGAGAGCGGGCTGCAGGGCCTGGCGGCGGGAGCTGATGGGCAGAGGCTCCGACGGGCCTCCTGGACTGCGGGCAAGGGGCGGGGGGCCTGGGGCTTGGGTGTTGGCGGGGGAGGTGACCGGCCTGCTCTGGAGGTTCACTGCCAGCCTGGGCCTGTGAACAGAATGAACCCCCACAACCACTGAAGACAGCTGGCTTTAGGTTGGCGTGTGCATTGGAGACTCTAGTCGGccgttcaggggtgcctggggtgccGGGGTGCCGGTGTATGGGGGTGCCAGGGTGCAGGGGTGTCGGTGGTAAGGGGGTGTGGGGGTGCCTGTGTtcaggtgggtgggggtgggagggggtgccaGGGTGCAGGTTTGTTGGTGTGGGGCATGAGTGTGGTGCAGGGGTGCGGGGATGCGGGCGTTCAGGGAGTGCAGGGGTGTAGGTTTGTCGGTGCACAGGGGCGCAGGTGGTGGTGCAGGGGTGCGGGGATGTGGGCGTGCGGCGGGGGGTGCAGGGGTACCTTTGTTTGGgtgggcaggggtgctggggtgcggggtgggcagggagcaggggtgcCCCGACGTCTGCAGGAGCCCCTCCTCGAGCAGCACCGTCCCCAGCAGCACCCGAGTCTCCGCTTCTGCGGCAGGTGCACTTAGGGATGGCGGGCAGGGCAGGTGCGGCAGGTGGGGCCCGGGGATGGGGGGGTCACGGTGCCTGCTCGGGCGGGAACCCGGGAGCGGTAAAGCGGCCTGTGCGCCCCTGTGCAGACGCTTCCCCCAGCGCTGATGACCGTCGTCTGTCCCTCATGTTTCCTGAGCTGTCCTGTGGTGCCGCCGGCCGAAGAGAGGTACCCTCAAACCTCCGCGTACTGGGGCTGCCACACGTCTAgaatgttctgggcagcccccgtggcgggGTCTGTATGGGGACCTGAGTGCAAGTTAGAGCTTGCACGTGGAGTCTGTGTCTCCTGTGCAAAGGGTGTCTTATGTCTGGAGGGAACCGTGGCCACAGAAAGGCCGAGGGCCCAGCCCACCCGCCAAAGGCAAACAAGCTTCCCTTGAGAGCGCCTGTTGCCTGTACCGCGTGGTGACCCGGGTGGGAAGAGCCCCGGAGGCGCACCTGCTGGGCGGCAGTGACCTGGGGGCCTCAGCTCCTCCCCGGGGGGCTCCCACCGCCCGGAGAACCGCACTTCCTCCAACTGCCAAGCGGTGATGACTTAAAATCTTAAGTTGAGGATGAGGAAAGCTTTGGAGCAGGAGGCGCCCGGAGGACGCGGGCACTTCACCGAGGGGTCTAGCTCAGGCCCATCAGGAAATActggtttgggatccctgggtggcgcagcggtttggcccctgcctttggcccagggcgcaatcctggagacccgggatcaaatcctacgtcgggctcccggtgcatggagcctgcttctccctctgcctgtgtctctgcctctgtctctctctctgtgtgactatcataaataaataaaaaattaaaaaaatattaaaaatatcttcatcataacaacataattattaaaaaagaaaaaggaaatactagTTTGCTGCTGGAAGGAACTGTGGTGCCGTCAACGTAACATAAAATAcaccattttaagcatttttcagTGTACAGTGACATTAAGCACCTTCCCAGtgtttgcaaccatcaccactatcaagttctagaagcttcttttttctttttatttattttttaaagattgtttttatttattcatgagagacacagagagagaggcagagacccaggcagagggagaagcaggctccatgcagggacctgatgcgggactcgatcccgggaccctggggtcacgcactgggccagaggcagacgctcaccactgagcccccgggtgcccctagAAGCTTCTCTTCGCCAGGGAGGAAGTGCCCCATTGAACACTCACTCCAGTGCCCCCATCGCCCCGCCCTGGACCACCTTCACTTTCCGCCCCTGCGCATTCGATGGGCGCACGTTTAAATTCCGGAGGTAGCCTAGGTGTTTTGACCTTTTATATTCACGGACCCAATGCATCATTCACCCGCTTGCTCCTGCTGCTGTGCACCTGCTCCTCGGCCGTGCTCACTGGAATGCTGTTTCCCTAGGTGACGCCGTGATCCTATtcccgccgccgccaccgccctACTTTCCCGAGTCCTCGGCTCCTGCGGCGACTCGAAGTCCTGGGGCTGACGGTTTGCGTCTAGATGAAAATCCACCTTCgtattacagtatttttaactaTGGGTAAGACTTCTGCATTTGAACTTCACGAGTAGGCGCGTTTCACGTGTTCAGGCCTGAGCCCAGGCCAGGTGAGGTCTGTAAGGCTGCAGGCGCAGACATCAGAGGCCGGGGGCTCTGTCGGAGGACGGCCTTCGCAGAAGAGCGCCCTTCAGGAAACTCTGGGGCAGCGcatacattaaaaatgacaacagCGATTGCACCGGGTGGAGCGTGAAGCCCTGTGCGGGCATCTTGAGGTCCTCCTGGCTGCGCTGATCCTCCACGTGTTGAGCCCCCGAGCCGGGCCTTGGGGCGCCCCGGGCCATGTTGGGCTTTGCCACGTTAGGTCACGGGGAGACGTACGTGGGGGTCatgggaagaagcaggctccatgcagggagcccgacgcgggactcaatcctgggaccccggggtcacggcctgggtccaaggcagaggctccaccgcggaccccccccgccccgggtgcCCTGGGAGTAGGAcccgggcagggctggggtggcagCCACCTCACCCGCCCCTCCACGTCTGAAGGCCCGCATTCCTCTTGCACGACAAACGGGGGGTTGGGCTGCAGGGGCACAGATGGGATCGTCCTGCCTGGACGGTGGACGGAGGCTCTGCACGGCTGCGTGATCCTCTTGGGggatttttatgttcttttctccGACCATGAGCTTCCCCCAAGCCCTCGGTGAAGGCCTGTTAGCCTACCCACGGCCCTGGTCCCCGCCGCCGTGTGATTTCTGTCACTGCAGTAGGGGGAGCGGGGCCCACCGCAGGTGCACAAGGGGCTCGGGGGCTAGGACCTTGGTCCAGGTGGTGTGTTCTGGAAGCTCCCGCCCGGACCTGGCCTCCTGACCCATTTGCCTTGGCCTCCGTCTGCCTCCCGCGGCCCCACAGTAGCCTGCGGAGACCAGGCCTGAACCCAGGCCAGACGAGGCTCCCCGCAGACTCCCCCATGACAAGGGCAGCAGTGGGGTGAGGTCTCTAATGTGACCcgaagggcggggggggggagggcacccAGGTGTGCGTGTCACCGTGGCCCCAGAGGCGCACAAGCCGCCACTGGCCGAGAGCGCCGCTCTCAGGTGCGTCCTGGGGCCCGACCtgtccccccttctccctccttttcagTCGGACCCCAGCTCCTGGGCGCCAGGGCGCGGCCCCCGAGGCGCATGGCGAATCCATATACACCATTTCCGGGGCTGCTGCGGCCCCcgacaccctcccaccccccgagCTGCCTCCCAGGTACGAGGAGAAGGAAACGGCGGCCGCCTCGACGCCGACCCTGGGCTCCGGGCCTGCCGCGCCGTGAGCCGTGCACTCCGCTTCCGTTTTCTGGAAAACTGatggctattttatttaatttgttttttaataaaaagaaaaaaaaataccacggCACTGGCTCCATCCTGATTTCCCTGGGACTGTGGCATCAGCCCCAagggaaggttctggaagagGCTGTGCTCAGGCCGTGGCCTGGCCCACCCGCAGCCTGTTCCCTCGTTTGAGTCGGTGGATGAAGAAGTCACGGCTCTGACGCTGCATAACTCGTGTCCCAAGGGCACTGCCGCCAAACTGTGGGACCGGCTTTTGAAACCCTCTGGCTGGTGCTGTCCCCCCGCCGTCCTCCCGCTGTCCCCTGCTGTCCTCCCACTGTCCCCTTGCCGTCCCCCCGCTGTCCCCCCACCATCCTCCTGCCACCTCCCGCTGCCCCTGCTGTCCCCCTCCGACCCCACCGTCACCCCCGCCGCCCCACGCTGTGCTCCCAGGCCCCGTCTGgccttccccaccctctcttttgtcctccccccatcccctttctttcttccgTCGTGCATGTGCAGTGACACTTTCAGAagatgaatttcttcttttttgtatttaaaattgtatttctttttgacacagagagagcgagcaggagcaggggaggggcacagagagggggagaagcagcccccctgctgagcaggggaccccAATAGGACGTGGGGCTGGAACCCAGGagcccggggtcatgacctgagccaagggcagccGGTAACCATCGCGGGGCGGCGGGCAGGCGCCCCCAGGGTGGGATGTGTGGGCCCCTGGGATAACTGGACTCCCGGGAGGGGGCGCGGGAAGGACGCGCCTCTGCTGCAGTGTCCTGGGCCCGGCTGCCCAACTGCCACCCACCCACCGGCAGAGGCCTGGGTGCCGGTGGGCGCCGGCCAGGGCTTAGGTCCCACCCGCAGCAGAGGGAGCTGCGCTGGCGGTTCTGCGGGACAAGCTGACTTGCAGGAAATGCGCACTGGTAGCGGGCACGTGGGGGTGGCCCTGCCGGGGCAGCGCAGGTGGCACCTCCGGATGCCTCTCCGTGGCCCAGCGGGCAGGGGCCTGAGGGCGGGACCCGGGCGCGAACGCTCCAGTCTGGCCTCCGGTGACCACGTCCCTGGGAATCGCCCGCGGTAAGTGGGGGGCGGCCTCTGCTGCTGCCGTCCGCCCCTGGATGGCAACACTTACTGGGTTCAACTGCTCTTAAGGTtcggctgcttttttttttttttttttcctttcctggaaggttaattattcacattttaaaattagaaccCCGGGTAGATGATTACCACTTCCTTCTGCTGTTATTTGTTTGAAATGATTAAGCTGAAATTTCTAGGTAGACTGACTCCGTTTTGGACCAAGACCTTCCAGAGGcttgggcggggcgggggagggggggcctgtAACCGAGGGCTTTTACCTTACAAGCccatgaaatgaaaatgcaaccaGAAGTCCGTGGGCGCCGGTCTGCCCTTGGGGAAAGGACGGCTGTTGGGCcagggagcagggtggagggggcagcagggtggTGGGTGCAGGAGGGTGGTGGGCGCAGGAGGGTGGTGGAGGCAGCAGGGTGGTGGGTGCAGGAGGGTGGTGGGTGCAGGAGGGTGGTGGGCACAGGAGGGTGGTGGAGGCAGCAGGGTGGTGGGCGCAGGAGGGTGGTGGGCGCAAGAGGGTGGTGGAGGCAGCAGGGTGGTGGGCGCAGGAGGGTGGTGGGCGACGGAGGGTGGTGGGCGCAGGAGGGTGGTGGGCGCAGGAGGGTGGTGGCCACAGCAGGGTGGTGGGCACAGGAGGGTGGTGGAGACAGCAGGGTGGTGGGTGCAGGAGGGTGGTGGGCGCAGGAGGGTGGTGGGCGCAGGAGGGTGGTGGGCGAAGGAGGGTGGTGGGCACAGGAGGGTGGTGGGCGCAGGAGGGTGGTGGCCACAGCAGGGTGGTGGGCACAGGAGGGTGGTGGAGGCAGCAGGGTGGTGGGTGCAGGAGGGTGGTGGGCGCAGGATGAGGCCACGTTACGCCCGACGGCACGACAAGTTATCGCAGCCCTGGGTGCCCTCGGCAGAGCCCAACatcaccacccccccgccccaaggtCTGTGTCCTGGGAAGGGGCCGGTGTGCCCTCACACGTGCCTGGGGCAGCCCCCCACTCCGTCCCCCTGGCCTGTTTCTGGGGTGCCCCCTTCAGCCCCGGAAAGGACCTAGGACCACGCTCCAGCGCCGAGAGGTGGCCGCTCCTCCCGCAGCAGGTTGCTGGCTGGGGCTCCTTCTTCCTTCCAACTGCACTTCAGTTCTACTACCGCTATCAAAATGACGGAACGATGTAAAAGAGTTTTTGGAGccttttaaatccttaaaaaatgtgtatttcattaAGCCCAAACGTAAACTTAGGGTCATGCATCAGAGGTCactgaaacaattatttttcttcctgttgctAATCTGATACACGATTGGGGTCATTTATccccatttatatttaatattaaaattaattttgcttctggatttaatttattttttttttaatatttaccatgacctgaaccaagatcAAAAGTAGgatgcccaaccagctgagccacccaggcaccccaatttaattttatttctgaacacataaaacatatactatattaaaaGGTGGACATGGAGAGACCCTGGTTCCATCCGTGACTCGTCTCCTCCATCCCACCTACCCCTCCAACTCATCATGCCTTTTATTAGTTTCTGTTTTGATGCACATGCTCTTTTTCGATATGCATATATTTCACAATActtatatataatgcataatgTCTTATGTATGAAAAGTAATATACGTTGCAATGTGGGTGCAGTATAGAGGATAGGATATAGTACTTTATGGGCGCATgtacatgcacgcacacatgcaaATACACGCTGCCCTGCCCTTTGCTTTTCTCACCTAATGATCCTTCTCCATAACGACCCTGGGGACGGAGATCTGCCTAATTTGGCGGTATCGCTATGTAGTACCCCATTGTGCGAATACTCCCTAGTTTCTTCAACTATTCTTCTAATTCTGCACATTTACGTTGTTTCTGGTCTTTTAATATCGTAAGTAATGTCATAGCAAAGACCCTTGAATTCCATGGGCTTTGAGACTACTACCGAAAGGCGACACTTCAGGATTAGGGTGACCGCGCTAACTCTAGACCTGTCTCAACAACGCTTAAAAGTAGGTCTTCAAAGATTCAGGTTGATCCACATACAAACTCACTCAAAACTCAACAATCTTTGAAACAAGGATAAATGCCTTTGACTTTTTAGACCAAGTTTATCAAGACCTTCACTCATGAATGGATTTTGagatttgtaaaatgcttttttctgaATCCTTTTCTACATCATACTTTTTGGTAAATGACTGAatattcccccccgccccccgacacacacacaagCTCAGACTCAAGGCAGGGAGTTCTCTGTCACCGTTTCTAGCCAACGTTCTGCAGTGGTCCTAACCATTGCCAAGAGTCAGGGGGAAAAGGGCGCATgcattggaaaggaagaactaaatCATGGTTGCAAACATAGAaaatcctcaggaaaaaaaaaaaaaagaaaatcctcaggATTCCACAGAAAAGCTAGTGACACCCAAAAGGGAGACCTAGTAAGGATGGAGGACACAAGGTCAACATACAGTGATCACTTATATGTCCCATATTTCAGcacaaacaattattttattatttgtttttttagcacAATTATGagatgaaatattatttacaaGGTCAAAAGATTAATGTTTCAGATAAGTGTATATATAGGTATCTGTGTATAtgtgaaaatgataaaactgTTGAAATTAAACATGCTCCAAGTGAATGGACATATTTTCCATGTTCATGCAttgaaagaatcaatattgtCAAAATGGCAGTTTTCCCCGTGGATTTATTGATTCAAAGCAGTCCCAATCCCAATCTcaacaggcatttaaaaaaataaaaattgggaagCTTATTACAAAATTCACGTGAAAATGTGAAGGACCAGAAGACTCAAAAGAATTCTGGAAAAGAAGAACCAATGTGGAGGACTTACACACTGATTTCAAGAG from Canis lupus dingo isolate Sandy chromosome 2, ASM325472v2, whole genome shotgun sequence includes the following:
- the TMEM171 gene encoding transmembrane protein 171 encodes the protein MSPVAAAEPDGAQRNRCVSKLIFFLFVFGAMLLCVGVLLSIFGFQACQYRIFQDCSVVLKVAGPACAAVGLGAVILARSRARLQLRESRLRGSPADPDRDFLCGESRQFVQCLIFGFLFLTSGMLISILGIWVPGCGSDWAQEALNETDSADTEPQMCGFLSLQIMGPLIVLMGLCFFVVAHVKRNNLHEGQDASENEDPQIRSLEPVQVTVGDAVILFPPPPPPYFPESSAPAATRSPGADGLRLDENPPSYYSIFNYGRTPAPGRQGAAPEAHGESIYTISGAAAAPDTLPPPELPPRYEEKETAAASTPTLGSGPAAP